A single genomic interval of Primulina huaijiensis isolate GDHJ02 chromosome 7, ASM1229523v2, whole genome shotgun sequence harbors:
- the LOC140980586 gene encoding protein DEHYDRATION-INDUCED 19 homolog 4-like isoform X2: protein MDSDSWIRSSSGYRRFQSRSDAYHGEECEGEGELRAEFLCPFCAQDFDMVGLCCHIDEEHAIEAKNGVCPICSKKVASDLVCHMTMQHGSLLKMHRKRRLRRGLSNLPFSSLRKDLREGKLQSLLGGSSFVVPTSNSEPDPLLNSFICNPTVADESPSGQTLSSIEASPMEESIVETLADGVVQQPPLSEEDQKEKTRKSIFVQGLLLSTFLDDNLS from the exons ATGGACTCTGATTCTTGGATTCGAAGTTCTTCTGGTTACAGGCGATTCCAATCTCGATCGG ATGCATATCATGGAGAAGAGTGCGAAGGAGAAGGGGAGCTGAGGGCGGAGTTTCTATGCCCGTTTTGTGCGCAGGATTTTGATATGGTGGGACTTTGTTGTCATATTGATGAAGAGCATGCCATCGAAGCCAAAAATGGG GTGTGTCCTATTTGCTCAAAAAAAGTTGCATCAGATTTAGTTTGCCACATGACCATGCAGCATGGAAGTCTTCTCAAG ATGCACCGAAAAAGAAGATTACGCAGGGGTTTATCTAATCTGCCTTTTTCCTCGTTGAGAAAAGATTTACGGGAAGGAAAGCTGCAATCCCTTCTTGGGGGATCTTCGTTTGTGGTTCCTACATCAAATTCGGAACCTGATCCATTGTTGAACTCTTTCATATGCAATCCAACTGTAGCTGATGAATCTCCTAGTGGTCAAACTCTATCTTCGATTGAAGCTAGCCCCATGGAAGAAAGCATCGTGGAGACTCTTGCGGACGG AGTTGTCCAACAGCCTCCCTTGTCCGAAGAAGACCAAAAAGAGAAGACACGAAAAAGCATATTTGTCCAAGGTCTGCTGCTGTCTACGTTTCTGGATGATAACTTGAGTTAG
- the LOC140980586 gene encoding protein DEHYDRATION-INDUCED 19 homolog 4-like isoform X1, translated as MDSDSWIRSSSGYRRFQSRSDAYHGEECEGEGELRAEFLCPFCAQDFDMVGLCCHIDEEHAIEAKNGVCPICSKKVASDLVCHMTMQHGSLLKMHRKRRLRRGLSNLPFSSLRKDLREGKLQSLLGGSSFVVPTSNSEPDPLLNSFICNPTVADESPSGQTLSSIEASPMEESIVETLADGRVVQQPPLSEEDQKEKTRKSIFVQGLLLSTFLDDNLS; from the exons ATGGACTCTGATTCTTGGATTCGAAGTTCTTCTGGTTACAGGCGATTCCAATCTCGATCGG ATGCATATCATGGAGAAGAGTGCGAAGGAGAAGGGGAGCTGAGGGCGGAGTTTCTATGCCCGTTTTGTGCGCAGGATTTTGATATGGTGGGACTTTGTTGTCATATTGATGAAGAGCATGCCATCGAAGCCAAAAATGGG GTGTGTCCTATTTGCTCAAAAAAAGTTGCATCAGATTTAGTTTGCCACATGACCATGCAGCATGGAAGTCTTCTCAAG ATGCACCGAAAAAGAAGATTACGCAGGGGTTTATCTAATCTGCCTTTTTCCTCGTTGAGAAAAGATTTACGGGAAGGAAAGCTGCAATCCCTTCTTGGGGGATCTTCGTTTGTGGTTCCTACATCAAATTCGGAACCTGATCCATTGTTGAACTCTTTCATATGCAATCCAACTGTAGCTGATGAATCTCCTAGTGGTCAAACTCTATCTTCGATTGAAGCTAGCCCCATGGAAGAAAGCATCGTGGAGACTCTTGCGGACGG CAGAGTTGTCCAACAGCCTCCCTTGTCCGAAGAAGACCAAAAAGAGAAGACACGAAAAAGCATATTTGTCCAAGGTCTGCTGCTGTCTACGTTTCTGGATGATAACTTGAGTTAG